The Leptolyngbya iicbica LK DNA window GTGCCGCAGTTGGTGCTGGCGATCGCCTGGGGCTTTGCGGTACTGATTCCCTGGGCGGCGGTGACCGGCACGCTGGAGCTAGCAACCTGGCTGCTGTGGGCCGCCGTGATTGTTTGGACGCTGGGCTTCGACACGGTCTACGCCATTCCCGATCGCCAGTTTGACCAGCAACTGGGCATCAACTCCAGCGCGATTTTTTTTGGCAAACGGACACCGCTGGCCGTTACTCTCTTTTTTGTCGCAACGGCGGTGTTGCTCGCGGCGGTTGGCGTCGTCATGGCTTTGGGGTGGCCCTATTGGCTGGCGTGGGTGGGAGCGATCGCGGTTTGGGGCCGTGAGGGCTATCTACTCAGTCTTTACAACCCACCGCCGTCTTTGTACGGCAAGATTTTTCGCCAAAATGTACTGCTCGGCTTCATCTTGCTAGCGGGCATGATTCTCGGTTGCTTTGTTTAGGCGATCACTCGCCGCCAGAGCCATCTTGGCGGGAACTGGCTTAAGCTTCCACCACAAATTCCATCAGTCGCCCTTGGGGGCTGCCAAAACGCAGGCGCGTGCCCGATTGCAGACAAATTTCGGTGCGGTGCAGTTGCTGCCAGGTGCCCTGCTGCTCACAAAACGTGCCGTAGCGCGAATCATCGCGTAAATAGTAGGCCATGGACTGAGCCCCGTCAGGGGTATTCGTCTGTCGACAAAAGATTTCGGCATGGTGACCCGATACCCAGGGTTCAGGGATCACCAGGTCATTTTCGGGGCGGCGACCAATGCGCAGCATACTGCCGTAGAGATACCAGGCTAAATGCGGTTCATCGACCGCGCGAATGACTGCCAACGGGGTGTTAGAACAGGCTTCACCGGGCAGGCGAGTAATATCGGTGTCTTGGTCGGCGAGCACCTGGCTATCAAAATCGGGATGCCGATACAACACGGGCAACGTCCAAGCAGGTTGATTGAACTTGTAGAGGGTGAGCAGTTGCTGGCGGGCGATCGCGACGGCTCGGTCAACGGAGTTGCGCTCGGCCAGCGCTTGCGAAAAGACCTGGATAAAGCTCAGGGCTTCTTCATCGGCAATGGCATCGCGCATGGCAATGACCGCAGGCACCCCATGGTGCAACAACACTTCGGCCAGACTGCTGCGGGGAATCGGTCGCTGCTCTTGCTGATCGGGTCGCGCGCCCCAACAGGTGTTAAACACGGCTAATTTCACCTGATTGAGCAAGAGCAGTTGGGCCAGCTCCGTTCCATTCAGCGTCGATTCGGCTTGTAGATAAATGAGGCCGCCGTCAGGCGCGGGCACACCATGCCCAGCGTAGAAAAAGACGTTGTATTCACCGCGATCGATCGCCTTGATGAGTTCACTGGCGCGGGGCCGCACGAGCACATCCACCTGGCAAGGTGCGCCGGTGCGGGCCTGCAGGCCAGACGTACTTTCTCCGGTCAAGATGCGCTTGAGCAGTTGAGCCTCAGCTTCGAGCTGCAGGGTGTCGGCGGAGTCGCGATCGCCGGGCACATCCGGTTCCCCCAGCACGAGCAAAATCTTGAGTTCCTGATCGAGACGGATCTCCGCCAGGGGATCGACATCGCTCGTGGTGCGGCTAAACCGCACATATTCGTTTAACGACATGGCCTGACGACCCGGCTGGGGCTGCATGATTTCCCAGGGTAGGCCGATGAGGTCTGGGTCGCGAATGTCGAGACACAAAGACAGGGGATTGCCCTGGCCCATGGCAATGCCCAGACTTTGGTCGAGGCTGCCTTTAATCGCGCCGTCAAAGAGCCACTGCCAGAGCTTGACGCCCAGAGTTTGCATCAAGCGACCAGAATATCCCTGCACCTTGCCATCGGGCGACTTGAGCAACTCGGGCGTCACCATTTGCGGCACATAAGAAGCGGGGACGTGGGGCACGGGCGGTAAGCCCCGCAGCGAAAAAAGCTCAAGCCAGCTTTGCCACAGTTGATTGAGTTCATCACTCCAGGGGCGATCGTGGTGGACATAGCCACCTGGGTAGGGGGCTTCGACCACCCAAATTGCGTAGTGGGGGGTGGTGGCATTCGCCAGACGATCGATGGCAATACGCAGACGGGTAGGCTCTGACATCGAAAATCGTGAGGAAGAAAACAGACGCGAAGGTAAGGTAGATCAGGCTGCCCTGAATCGAACGCCGCCAACTGGGAGGGCTCCTGCCAGCGTGACTGAGATCGTTAGTCAGTACACAATCCCTGCTGAGGGCTAGATGTGTCAAGTAAGGGAGCCGCAAAGGTGGCGAGATCGGCTTGCAAGATCCATCCTTGATCGCCGGGTGCAGCGATCGGCCAGGCGGGCTCAAGACTCGTGCTCTCAGGGGACGTCGAGGGCAGTGCGTCGGTCGCTTCCCCAGTGGGTTCTGGCGTCGCTGTAGAGCAGACTTGCAGACGCACCCACAATTCACCCGCCGGGGTTTGTTGACGGCTACGCACCTGCACCACCGTTTGGGCGGTCAGCAAACGTTTGGGCGTATCGATCGCCTCGGGGGCATCGGCGGCTGGAGGTGAGGCGGTCGTCACGAAGGTGGCTGCAGCGGTCGGATCTGCCAGGGTTTTAATTTGGAGAAAATCACCCACGGCGAGATCGGCGATCGCGGTCGTTCCGGTCG harbors:
- a CDS encoding CHAT domain-containing protein yields the protein MSEPTRLRIAIDRLANATTPHYAIWVVEAPYPGGYVHHDRPWSDELNQLWQSWLELFSLRGLPPVPHVPASYVPQMVTPELLKSPDGKVQGYSGRLMQTLGVKLWQWLFDGAIKGSLDQSLGIAMGQGNPLSLCLDIRDPDLIGLPWEIMQPQPGRQAMSLNEYVRFSRTTSDVDPLAEIRLDQELKILLVLGEPDVPGDRDSADTLQLEAEAQLLKRILTGESTSGLQARTGAPCQVDVLVRPRASELIKAIDRGEYNVFFYAGHGVPAPDGGLIYLQAESTLNGTELAQLLLLNQVKLAVFNTCWGARPDQQEQRPIPRSSLAEVLLHHGVPAVIAMRDAIADEEALSFIQVFSQALAERNSVDRAVAIARQQLLTLYKFNQPAWTLPVLYRHPDFDSQVLADQDTDITRLPGEACSNTPLAVIRAVDEPHLAWYLYGSMLRIGRRPENDLVIPEPWVSGHHAEIFCRQTNTPDGAQSMAYYLRDDSRYGTFCEQQGTWQQLHRTEICLQSGTRLRFGSPQGRLMEFVVEA